The Spirosoma radiotolerans genome has a window encoding:
- the trxA gene encoding thioredoxin, with product MAAGTHAVEATDANFNDLINSDKPVLVDFWAEWCGPCKMIGPVVEQLAGEYEGKAIVAKMDVDQNAQVPAKFGIRSIPTLMIFKNGQLVDKVIGAVPKNVLEQKLQGALEPATI from the coding sequence ATGGCAGCAGGAACACATGCCGTAGAAGCAACCGACGCGAACTTCAACGATCTTATAAATTCTGACAAACCTGTTTTAGTAGATTTCTGGGCCGAATGGTGTGGTCCTTGTAAAATGATCGGTCCTGTTGTTGAGCAACTGGCTGGTGAATACGAAGGAAAAGCCATCGTTGCCAAAATGGATGTGGATCAAAATGCTCAGGTTCCCGCTAAATTCGGTATCCGTAGCATTCCAACCCTGATGATTTTCAAAAACGGACAATTGGTCGACAAAGTTATTGGTGCCGTTCCCAAAAACGTGCTGGAGCAAAAGCTTCAGGGCGCTCTGGAACCAGCCACGATCTAA
- a CDS encoding glycosyltransferase: MTTVNKIDSSSKIQKQTVNALTSLRERIPLTAKASAADIQDVICFMHLRWNFVYQRPQHLLIRASRQWRIWYIEEPVWHDTLHLDVRTVADNIRVVVPHLPHGIDPETAIRLQRQLVSQLIEQQNISDYVSWYYTPMAMQFTDHLRPKVVVYDCMDELSAFKGASPQLLYEEKRLLNLADVVFTGGYSLYEAKLSRHENVFAFPSCIDYEHFESARQPLPDPEDQRHLTGPRIGYSGVIDERLDLDLLRDLAQRLPDWQFVMLGPVVKIDPATLPQGPNVHYLGMKSYHELPAYFSNWNAALMPFAINEATRYISPTKTPEYLAAGLPVVSTPIRDVKRTYGGWDQVLIADSASTIEKSLGQMIRYAATSDRTALDTFLREQSWERTWQQMQKLLIGQLSYAAVK, encoded by the coding sequence ATGACTACTGTAAATAAAATCGACTCATCCAGTAAAATCCAAAAGCAAACCGTCAATGCATTAACTAGTTTACGAGAACGGATACCGCTTACAGCCAAGGCCTCGGCCGCTGATATTCAAGATGTAATCTGCTTTATGCATTTACGCTGGAACTTTGTCTATCAGCGCCCACAACATCTCCTGATCAGAGCTAGTCGCCAATGGCGGATTTGGTACATTGAGGAGCCTGTCTGGCATGATACGCTTCATCTGGATGTTCGAACGGTAGCCGACAATATCCGGGTTGTGGTGCCTCATTTACCGCATGGCATTGACCCAGAAACGGCTATCCGGCTTCAGCGGCAATTGGTTAGTCAACTGATCGAGCAGCAGAACATCAGCGACTATGTCAGCTGGTATTACACGCCGATGGCCATGCAGTTCACAGACCACCTTCGTCCGAAGGTAGTTGTATACGATTGTATGGACGAGTTATCGGCTTTTAAAGGAGCGTCTCCGCAGTTGCTCTATGAAGAAAAACGACTACTTAATCTCGCCGATGTTGTCTTTACGGGAGGATACAGTCTGTACGAGGCCAAACTTTCGCGGCACGAGAACGTCTTTGCCTTCCCAAGCTGTATTGACTATGAGCACTTCGAATCCGCTCGTCAGCCGCTCCCTGATCCGGAAGACCAGCGCCACCTAACAGGTCCGCGTATTGGCTACAGTGGCGTGATCGACGAGCGTCTTGACCTCGACTTACTCAGAGATCTGGCGCAGCGCTTACCGGACTGGCAGTTTGTGATGCTGGGACCGGTTGTGAAAATAGATCCTGCAACGTTGCCGCAGGGACCTAATGTGCATTACCTGGGCATGAAATCTTATCATGAGCTGCCTGCCTATTTCAGTAACTGGAATGCCGCGCTGATGCCGTTTGCGATCAACGAAGCAACGCGGTACATCAGTCCAACCAAAACTCCTGAATATCTGGCGGCCGGATTGCCCGTTGTATCGACGCCGATACGGGATGTCAAGCGAACCTATGGTGGTTGGGACCAGGTATTGATTGCCGATTCGGCATCTACCATTGAAAAGTCGTTGGGGCAGATGATTCGATACGCGGCTACGTCGGATCGAACAGCGCTGGATACGTTCTTGCGCGAACAGTCATGGGAGCGTACCTGGCAGCAAATGCAGAAACTATTGATAGGGCAGTTAAGCTATGCCGCTGTAAAATAG
- a CDS encoding OBAP family protein produces MKNLLNITSLGFLMLACGGSNTPSNVTSPGGEKTAKTKVLEAGATAIQARKPVDKLTIYLDGFHFYNGHMDGQMEAHHYCTKLNEDLTQCVIFDGNGDSAKIMGVEYIVSEKLFKTLPADEKKLWHSHRYEVKSGSLIAPGLPDLAEHELMETIVSTYGKTWHTWHTDQNLKLPLGSPALMMGFLKDGQINKQLEQNRDRRFEVSTADKKKKRADIPAPPVQPGADAWQTGDVVQLPALTRHVHH; encoded by the coding sequence ATGAAAAACCTACTGAACATAACCAGCCTGGGATTCCTTATGCTGGCCTGCGGAGGAAGTAACACGCCTTCCAATGTAACGTCGCCCGGTGGGGAGAAAACGGCGAAAACAAAGGTGCTCGAAGCGGGTGCGACGGCGATACAAGCCCGAAAACCCGTCGATAAGTTGACGATCTACCTCGACGGGTTCCACTTCTACAACGGCCATATGGATGGCCAGATGGAAGCGCATCACTACTGCACCAAACTCAATGAAGACCTGACCCAGTGCGTCATTTTCGACGGCAATGGCGACAGCGCCAAGATTATGGGCGTCGAGTATATCGTTTCCGAAAAGTTATTCAAGACCTTGCCCGCCGACGAGAAAAAGCTGTGGCACAGCCATCGGTATGAAGTTAAAAGCGGCTCCCTAATTGCGCCAGGACTACCCGATCTGGCCGAACACGAACTCATGGAAACCATCGTCAGTACATACGGTAAAACCTGGCATACCTGGCACACCGATCAGAACCTGAAGCTGCCCTTGGGCAGCCCTGCCTTAATGATGGGTTTCCTGAAAGATGGCCAGATCAATAAACAACTGGAACAGAACCGCGACCGCCGATTTGAGGTCTCGACGGCCGATAAGAAAAAGAAGCGCGCTGATATTCCGGCACCGCCCGTCCAGCCCGGTGCCGATGCCTGGCAAACGGGCGATGTGGTTCAATTACCCGCCCTAACCAGACATGTACACCACTAG
- a CDS encoding Gfo/Idh/MocA family protein, with amino-acid sequence MNRFTELVKTMLDESMSSQSRQAFLKRMGRTLAVGATGGLLTTYGRNEPPRPDSRSALAQADTVPHIQPVSPPAVIPPKVDEPIKLEPIRGDADRQSPPTPSPQPPDTRVGYAVVGLGHLALENILPAFGRSRKSKLVALVSGSPEKLQKVAQQYGVKPQNCYSYDTYDQLKDNPDVQVIYIVLPNAMHAEYTIRGAQAGKHILSEKPMAASSAEAQAMIDACNKAGRKLMVAYRIQYEPNNRYVRELVRQKQYGAPKMLQLHNAQVEANPNHWRHIRALAGGGSLPDIGLYCLNTARFILGEEPTEVFAYQYSTPGNPLFREVEELVSWQMRFPSGVIANCASDYYAHESRWYRVLSERGWLNLENAFAYNGLQLQQSFAVGQAEHNDHTYLMEKDQFATEMDHFSDCIQQNKQPFTPGEEGLQDHRIMEAIYQSAQQGKPVQLPLITKLDPFRGPEPQLT; translated from the coding sequence ATGAACCGCTTTACAGAGCTCGTTAAAACCATGCTTGACGAATCCATGTCGTCTCAGTCTCGTCAGGCGTTCCTTAAACGAATGGGTCGGACACTGGCAGTCGGCGCAACGGGCGGGCTGCTGACAACCTACGGCCGCAACGAACCGCCGAGGCCCGATAGCCGGTCTGCTTTGGCTCAGGCCGATACGGTGCCGCATATCCAGCCCGTTTCGCCCCCGGCCGTTATCCCGCCCAAAGTCGATGAGCCCATCAAGCTGGAGCCCATACGGGGCGATGCCGACAGGCAGTCGCCCCCTACCCCATCCCCGCAGCCACCCGATACGCGCGTAGGCTACGCGGTGGTCGGTTTGGGGCATCTGGCTCTGGAAAATATTCTTCCCGCTTTTGGCCGGAGCCGGAAGTCAAAGCTGGTGGCACTGGTAAGCGGCAGCCCGGAAAAGCTCCAGAAAGTAGCCCAGCAGTACGGCGTCAAACCCCAGAACTGCTACAGCTACGACACCTACGATCAGCTCAAAGACAACCCCGATGTGCAGGTAATTTACATCGTGCTGCCGAACGCTATGCACGCGGAATACACCATTCGGGGGGCGCAGGCCGGTAAACACATTCTGAGCGAGAAACCTATGGCGGCCTCCTCCGCCGAAGCGCAAGCCATGATCGATGCCTGCAACAAGGCGGGCCGTAAACTCATGGTCGCGTACCGAATTCAGTACGAACCAAACAACCGATACGTTCGTGAACTGGTCCGGCAAAAACAATATGGCGCGCCCAAAATGCTGCAACTTCATAATGCACAGGTAGAAGCCAACCCGAATCACTGGCGGCACATCCGGGCATTGGCGGGCGGTGGCTCGCTGCCCGACATTGGGCTGTACTGTCTCAACACGGCCCGGTTTATTTTGGGCGAAGAGCCAACGGAAGTGTTCGCCTATCAATACAGTACGCCTGGCAATCCATTATTTCGGGAGGTAGAGGAGCTGGTTTCGTGGCAGATGCGTTTTCCGAGCGGGGTTATCGCCAATTGCGCGTCGGATTACTACGCACACGAATCCCGCTGGTACCGGGTTCTGTCTGAACGGGGTTGGCTGAATCTGGAAAATGCTTTTGCGTATAATGGACTTCAACTCCAACAATCCTTCGCCGTTGGGCAGGCAGAGCATAACGACCATACATATCTGATGGAAAAAGATCAGTTTGCAACCGAAATGGATCATTTCTCCGACTGCATCCAGCAAAACAAACAACCGTTTACGCCCGGCGAAGAAGGCTTACAGGACCATCGGATTATGGAAGCGATCTATCAATCGGCGCAGCAGGGAAAACCCGTCCAGTTGCCCCTCATCACAAAACTAGACCCCTTTCGAGGACCCGAACCTCAATTGACTTAA
- a CDS encoding TonB-dependent receptor, protein MHNLYRRQHVFWIPFLWLFATTITLAQTVRGRVTDATTGANLPGVSILVTGQNTGAITDANGAYSLPLSPGPYTLRVSFVGYTTQTIPVQVAAGTDATADIRLVESLASLNEVVVVGSRSTQARSSTQTVAPVDVIQSRDLVATGQVDLTQQLTFVAPSFNSSRQTVSDGTDHVDPATLRGLGPDQVLVLLNGKRRHNQALINLNGTVGRGSVGTDLNAIPSSAISRIEVLRDGASSQYGSDAIAGVINLQLKEQPGTTVNAQVGQQYKGDGQVAQVGINHGFKLGDKGFLSLTGEFRHRGATNRAGDYTGPVYVNWNASQQTGESVAAYVARRQALYQQDQALIRQNGFDVSNNLQVGNARVQNAGFFLNARVPIQGTSASFYATGGLNYRRGLAAGFYRYPYQTTQVITALYPNGFLPNIQSSINDQSLLMGVNGETKGWRWDISNVYGGNSFRFDVTNSNNASLAYLGVLNNPTSFYAGTLSFYQNTTDLGAAKDFGKQLNLSSFNVAAGLTYRNDQYRIRPGEAASYLNFSPQSGQVGGAQVFPGYQPSNAVNARRNVYGAYVDLESDVTDRLLLNAAGRYEYYTDFGGNLAGKLAARYRFSEAFSLRGSVSNGFRAPSLHQRYFSAISTVFVSTGQGLEPRQTGTFRNDSPIAQAFGVPPLGAERSLNFSIGVTSRPLTNVSLTIDAYRIRINNRIIYSNQFSRGTSGAGLIVANILNGAGQTDVNSAQFFANAVNTQTQGIDLVLATNPRLNTGTLDITLAANFNQTKLIGEIQRPANLPTDATLGNFLFNRQDSARLTSAQPRSKIQLTFNYRLRKFGAVLRISRFGTVESYDPINPALDETFNPRFVTDLNVSYRVLKNLNLTLGANNLLNVYPDPLRVVNAPTPERYGSAVLDNSSFGRFIYGRNATQFGFNGGYYFLNLSASF, encoded by the coding sequence ATGCACAATCTATACCGACGTCAACACGTTTTCTGGATCCCTTTTCTGTGGCTATTCGCCACAACAATCACGCTGGCACAGACAGTTCGGGGCCGGGTAACGGACGCCACTACGGGGGCGAACCTGCCCGGCGTCTCCATTCTGGTAACTGGCCAGAACACGGGTGCCATCACCGATGCCAATGGGGCCTACTCACTTCCCCTTAGTCCAGGCCCGTACACCCTGCGTGTTAGTTTTGTTGGCTACACGACCCAAACGATTCCGGTTCAGGTGGCAGCGGGGACCGATGCCACCGCTGATATACGGCTGGTGGAGAGCCTGGCCAGTTTGAATGAGGTCGTCGTTGTTGGCTCGCGATCAACGCAGGCCCGATCCAGTACCCAAACGGTTGCCCCTGTCGATGTCATTCAGTCGCGCGATCTGGTGGCTACGGGTCAGGTGGACCTGACGCAGCAGCTAACGTTTGTGGCTCCGTCGTTTAACTCATCCCGACAAACCGTGTCGGATGGCACCGATCACGTTGACCCGGCCACCCTGCGCGGCCTTGGCCCCGATCAGGTGCTGGTCTTGCTCAACGGCAAACGGCGGCATAATCAGGCCTTGATCAACCTGAATGGCACCGTTGGGCGCGGCTCAGTCGGCACAGATCTCAACGCCATTCCCTCGTCGGCCATTTCGCGAATTGAGGTGTTACGGGATGGCGCTTCGTCGCAGTATGGTTCCGATGCCATTGCGGGGGTTATTAACCTTCAACTGAAAGAACAGCCCGGTACGACCGTTAATGCCCAGGTTGGACAACAATATAAAGGCGATGGACAGGTGGCCCAGGTTGGTATCAACCACGGCTTTAAACTCGGCGACAAGGGCTTCTTAAGCCTTACGGGCGAGTTTCGCCACCGGGGTGCCACCAACAGAGCAGGCGACTACACGGGGCCAGTCTACGTAAACTGGAACGCATCGCAACAAACGGGTGAATCGGTTGCGGCCTACGTAGCCCGGCGGCAGGCGCTGTATCAGCAGGATCAGGCGCTGATTCGCCAGAACGGTTTCGACGTGTCGAACAACTTACAGGTTGGGAATGCCCGGGTTCAGAATGCGGGATTCTTTCTGAACGCCCGAGTGCCGATTCAGGGAACGTCGGCCAGCTTCTACGCCACAGGCGGCCTGAATTACCGTCGGGGGCTGGCGGCTGGTTTTTATCGATATCCCTACCAGACAACGCAGGTCATAACGGCCTTATACCCAAACGGCTTCTTGCCCAACATTCAATCCAGTATCAACGATCAGTCGCTGCTGATGGGTGTCAATGGCGAAACGAAAGGCTGGCGCTGGGATATTAGCAACGTGTATGGCGGCAACTCATTCCGCTTCGATGTCACCAACTCCAACAATGCCTCGCTGGCTTACCTCGGCGTCCTCAATAACCCGACTTCTTTTTACGCCGGTACACTTTCCTTTTACCAGAATACCACCGACCTGGGAGCGGCCAAAGATTTCGGCAAGCAACTGAACCTGAGCTCGTTCAACGTAGCGGCCGGATTAACGTACCGCAATGACCAGTACCGGATCAGACCCGGCGAAGCGGCTTCGTATCTGAACTTTAGCCCGCAGTCGGGCCAGGTTGGCGGGGCGCAGGTTTTTCCCGGCTATCAGCCTTCTAATGCTGTGAATGCCCGCCGAAATGTGTACGGTGCCTACGTCGATCTGGAATCGGATGTGACTGACCGGCTCCTGCTCAATGCGGCCGGGCGCTATGAATATTACACTGATTTTGGCGGAAACCTGGCCGGTAAGTTAGCCGCCCGGTATCGGTTTAGCGAAGCGTTTTCCTTACGTGGATCGGTGAGCAATGGCTTCCGGGCGCCTTCGCTGCACCAGCGTTATTTTAGCGCCATCAGCACCGTTTTCGTCTCAACCGGCCAAGGGCTGGAGCCACGGCAAACTGGTACTTTTCGCAACGACAGCCCTATTGCGCAGGCCTTTGGTGTGCCGCCACTGGGGGCTGAGCGGTCCCTTAACTTTAGTATCGGTGTCACATCCCGTCCGCTTACCAATGTCAGCCTGACGATCGATGCCTACCGGATTCGGATCAACAATCGGATTATTTACAGCAACCAGTTTTCGCGGGGCACAAGTGGAGCGGGCTTGATTGTGGCCAATATTCTGAACGGGGCCGGGCAAACGGATGTGAACAGCGCCCAATTTTTCGCCAACGCCGTCAACACACAAACACAGGGTATCGACCTTGTGCTGGCGACGAATCCCCGGCTCAATACGGGTACGCTGGATATAACCCTGGCGGCCAATTTCAACCAGACCAAGCTGATCGGCGAGATTCAGCGTCCGGCCAACCTCCCCACCGATGCTACGCTGGGAAACTTTCTGTTCAATCGGCAGGACAGCGCGCGGCTAACGTCGGCCCAGCCGCGAAGCAAAATTCAGTTGACATTCAACTACCGACTGCGCAAGTTTGGGGCAGTGCTACGGATCTCCCGCTTTGGCACCGTCGAATCTTACGACCCGATCAACCCAGCCCTGGATGAGACCTTCAATCCGCGTTTCGTTACCGACCTGAACGTTTCTTATCGCGTTCTAAAAAACCTGAATTTGACCCTGGGTGCCAATAATCTGCTCAATGTCTACCCCGATCCGTTACGGGTCGTCAATGCCCCAACACCAGAGCGGTACGGGTCGGCCGTATTGGATAACTCGTCATTCGGACGGTTCATTTATGGCCGCAATGCAACGCAGTTTGGCTTCAACGGAGGTTATTATTTCCTGAATTTGTCGGCAAGTTTCTAA
- a CDS encoding SDR family oxidoreductase, with protein MNPTTTDSSSTQQDPLTKYPQPPYSDQKQPAPGTESDMQPKADHGETSYRGSGKMAGRKALITGGDSGIGRAVAIAFAREGADVLIAYLNEDEDARETARYVEEAGRKAVLVPGDIQDENHCKQLIQRAVSELGGLDVLVNNAAYQMAHESLQEISTEELDRTFRTNIFAMFHLCKAAEEHLKPGSTVVNTTSVNAYKPSPQLLAYAATKAAIQNFTANLGQVWAEKGIRVNCVAPGPIWTPLIPSTMPPEKVQNFGQDVPLKRAGQPAELAPIYVLLASDDSSYMTGSTVQVTGGSPTI; from the coding sequence ATGAATCCAACGACCACAGATAGCTCGTCTACTCAACAGGATCCGCTAACAAAGTACCCTCAGCCGCCCTATTCCGATCAGAAACAACCTGCACCAGGGACCGAGAGCGACATGCAGCCCAAGGCCGACCACGGTGAAACGTCGTACCGGGGTTCGGGTAAGATGGCGGGGCGTAAAGCGCTCATTACGGGTGGCGATTCCGGCATTGGCCGGGCAGTAGCCATTGCCTTTGCCCGCGAAGGTGCCGACGTACTGATTGCGTATCTGAATGAAGACGAAGATGCCCGCGAAACAGCTCGCTATGTAGAAGAAGCTGGCCGTAAAGCGGTACTGGTGCCCGGCGATATTCAGGATGAAAATCATTGTAAACAGCTCATTCAGCGTGCCGTATCCGAGTTAGGCGGACTCGATGTGCTGGTGAACAATGCTGCCTATCAAATGGCCCACGAGTCGTTGCAGGAGATTTCGACGGAAGAACTCGACCGGACATTCCGGACCAATATCTTCGCGATGTTTCACCTGTGCAAAGCGGCCGAAGAGCACCTTAAGCCGGGTAGCACGGTGGTGAATACCACGTCGGTCAATGCTTATAAGCCCAGCCCTCAACTGCTGGCCTATGCCGCCACCAAAGCCGCCATTCAGAACTTTACCGCCAACTTGGGGCAGGTCTGGGCCGAAAAAGGCATCCGGGTTAACTGCGTAGCGCCGGGGCCCATCTGGACTCCGCTCATTCCATCGACCATGCCTCCCGAAAAAGTGCAAAACTTTGGACAGGATGTGCCCCTGAAACGGGCAGGCCAACCCGCTGAGCTGGCGCCGATCTATGTGTTGCTGGCGTCCGATGATTCGAGTTACATGACGGGTAGCACGGTGCAGGTAACGGGCGGCTCGCCAACGATTTAG
- a CDS encoding MFS transporter → MPSQLPFYGWVPSWLRDASVIGLLILQNFVFGLNTDMLPELTGELGTLAETIKFIIQANAIGFLCSLPLYYRFRSFFKKKDLLLGAFLLQLVLALLAGRIASVPGLCLLNFGIGITKCLITLDMIGLLMARFNPANDRAVFYGLYYSIAKPVALLADLSLAWLIYQYNWHYAAWLSIPAIGVSIGVTMLLFHGERLLPKVPLSQIDWLGALLLTLSCILLAFVADFGKYYDWFSSPVIGWAMAGLVLASGLFVYRELHQEQPYWNLRIVRDYRQIRLGLILMLVLCLFFYSSSLARQYALSLVRGEAWFLGRLTMVTLVAYLVSFPLCSWLLARQVSYRLLLMAGFSCYSLSYAYISITISPAIALGHLYLFYFLQGVAYGLILTTLSTFASTNIVAADNPHRAFASVAARSVIGLVTVGSLWDNALYRRSAISRSSLTNALTDENSTFRQQVQVLTRRFMQSGLDDQQAQAAADQIISQKVQAQAMLLADKDLFVSMLLLSVLVVLCLPFLRSLEMHNRHQANEYPLV, encoded by the coding sequence ATGCCTAGTCAACTCCCTTTTTACGGGTGGGTGCCCTCGTGGCTTCGTGATGCCAGTGTTATCGGTTTGCTGATTTTACAAAATTTCGTTTTTGGCTTAAATACCGACATGCTGCCCGAACTGACGGGTGAACTGGGAACACTGGCCGAAACTATCAAATTTATCATTCAGGCCAATGCCATTGGCTTCCTCTGCAGCTTGCCTCTTTATTACCGGTTTCGGAGTTTCTTCAAGAAAAAAGATCTTCTGCTGGGGGCTTTTCTGCTTCAACTGGTGTTGGCGCTGCTGGCTGGTCGAATTGCGTCTGTTCCGGGGCTGTGTCTGCTGAATTTTGGAATTGGGATCACTAAATGCCTGATCACGCTGGACATGATTGGCCTGCTCATGGCGCGCTTTAATCCGGCAAATGACCGGGCTGTTTTCTACGGATTATACTACTCCATTGCCAAGCCGGTTGCCCTGCTTGCCGACCTCAGTCTGGCCTGGCTTATTTACCAGTACAATTGGCATTATGCGGCCTGGCTGTCCATACCGGCTATTGGGGTATCAATAGGCGTAACGATGCTGCTTTTTCATGGGGAACGGCTATTACCGAAAGTACCTCTGTCGCAGATTGACTGGCTTGGTGCGCTGCTGCTAACGTTGAGCTGTATACTGCTTGCCTTCGTTGCCGATTTTGGCAAGTATTACGATTGGTTTAGTTCGCCTGTTATTGGCTGGGCAATGGCCGGGCTTGTGCTGGCCAGCGGGCTATTTGTGTACCGGGAACTGCATCAGGAACAACCCTACTGGAATCTTAGAATCGTTCGTGACTACCGGCAAATCCGGCTGGGTTTGATACTCATGCTGGTTCTTTGCCTGTTTTTTTATTCGTCATCCCTGGCCCGTCAATATGCTTTAAGCCTGGTGAGAGGGGAGGCCTGGTTTCTGGGTCGCCTGACGATGGTCACGCTGGTTGCCTACCTCGTCAGTTTTCCGTTATGTAGCTGGCTATTGGCCCGTCAGGTGTCCTATCGCCTGTTGTTGATGGCTGGTTTTAGCTGTTATAGTCTTTCGTATGCCTACATCAGTATCACGATTTCACCTGCCATAGCGTTGGGGCATCTATACCTTTTTTATTTTTTACAGGGTGTCGCCTACGGCCTGATTCTGACGACATTATCCACATTTGCTTCCACCAATATCGTTGCCGCTGACAATCCGCATCGGGCTTTTGCCAGTGTGGCTGCCCGCTCGGTTATCGGCCTGGTTACGGTTGGCTCGCTATGGGATAATGCCTTGTACCGCCGTTCGGCCATTAGTCGGAGCAGCCTTACGAACGCCCTTACCGATGAGAACAGTACTTTTCGCCAACAGGTGCAGGTGCTAACCCGCCGGTTTATGCAATCAGGACTGGATGATCAACAGGCACAGGCCGCTGCCGATCAAATCATTTCTCAAAAAGTACAGGCACAGGCCATGCTGCTGGCCGATAAGGACTTGTTTGTAAGTATGTTGCTACTCAGTGTTTTAGTAGTACTCTGCCTGCCCTTTCTGCGTTCGCTGGAGATGCACAATCGGCATCAGGCAAATGAGTACCCGTTGGTCTGA
- a CDS encoding cation diffusion facilitator family transporter yields MASSKTAIYTALGANLAIALTKFVAAGVTGSSAMVSEGIHSLVDTLNEILLLLGLKRSQKPADHKRPFGYGRELYFWSYVVSLLIFAVGGGVSFYEGITHMQHPEPIENPQWNYIVLGVALVLDGASLVTAFKAFNAQRGNQPFWSAVKDSKDPSTFVVLFEDGSDVLGLIIAFLGVFLGHALNNPYLDGLASILIGILLMVVAVLLAHESKSLLMGEGADPAIVQQSVTLTEADPIVMNAKQTLTFQMGVNDIVLIQRVTFTPNLSANDIIEGVARIRQTIQTAEPSIRQVFIEPVSDSI; encoded by the coding sequence ATGGCATCGTCGAAAACAGCAATTTATACAGCCCTCGGGGCTAATCTGGCTATTGCCCTCACCAAGTTTGTGGCTGCTGGCGTAACGGGTAGCTCGGCCATGGTTTCGGAGGGGATTCACTCACTGGTTGATACCCTCAACGAAATCCTGCTGCTGTTAGGCCTCAAGCGCAGCCAGAAACCCGCCGACCATAAACGGCCTTTTGGGTATGGGCGCGAGCTTTATTTCTGGTCTTATGTTGTGTCGCTGCTGATTTTTGCGGTAGGGGGCGGGGTGTCCTTTTATGAAGGCATCACCCACATGCAGCATCCGGAGCCTATCGAAAATCCGCAGTGGAACTACATCGTACTTGGTGTTGCCCTCGTGCTGGATGGCGCATCGTTGGTAACGGCCTTTAAGGCGTTCAATGCGCAACGGGGTAATCAGCCCTTTTGGTCTGCCGTTAAAGACAGCAAAGACCCGTCTACCTTCGTGGTGTTGTTTGAAGACGGCTCCGATGTATTGGGGCTGATTATTGCCTTTTTGGGCGTTTTTCTGGGCCATGCGCTCAATAACCCCTATCTGGATGGCCTCGCGTCCATACTCATTGGCATTCTGCTCATGGTTGTTGCGGTGTTGCTGGCCCACGAAAGTAAGAGCCTGCTGATGGGTGAAGGAGCCGACCCGGCTATTGTGCAGCAAAGTGTTACGCTAACGGAAGCCGATCCAATCGTGATGAACGCCAAACAAACGCTCACGTTCCAAATGGGCGTCAATGATATTGTGCTTATTCAGCGGGTCACGTTTACGCCCAATCTTTCGGCCAATGACATTATTGAGGGAGTAGCCCGTATTCGGCAAACGATTCAGACCGCTGAGCCCAGCATCCGCCAGGTGTTCATCGAACCCGTTAGTGATTCCATTTAA
- a CDS encoding FMN-binding negative transcriptional regulator, with the protein MYIPKAFQETDRDTLFQFIRNHSFALLISTGEDGIPVATHLPIELMPTADGQFQLVGHLAKANPQAKLLARDTPSLAIFSGAHSYISSSWYDHVNVPTWNYLSVQVTGRTNTLTDDETLAFLRQQVDKYEAKSKCSVSVESMTEAYVRKEMRGLVAFTMTIDSLQGVAKLSQNRDDTNYKAIIAELRQTGDPNADALADEMAARRA; encoded by the coding sequence ATGTACATCCCAAAAGCCTTTCAGGAAACCGACCGCGATACGTTGTTCCAATTCATTCGAAACCACTCATTCGCATTACTTATCAGCACCGGCGAGGATGGAATTCCCGTAGCTACCCACCTGCCCATTGAACTCATGCCCACTGCCGACGGTCAATTTCAGTTGGTCGGGCATTTGGCGAAAGCCAACCCACAAGCTAAACTGCTGGCCCGGGATACGCCTTCTCTGGCTATATTTTCGGGCGCTCATAGCTATATTTCCTCGTCCTGGTATGACCACGTCAATGTGCCTACCTGGAACTACCTTTCGGTGCAGGTTACTGGTCGGACAAACACCCTGACAGACGATGAAACCCTGGCTTTTTTACGTCAGCAAGTCGATAAGTACGAGGCAAAGTCGAAATGTTCCGTATCGGTCGAGAGCATGACCGAGGCTTATGTGCGGAAAGAAATGCGGGGTCTTGTCGCATTTACCATGACCATCGACAGCCTACAGGGGGTGGCCAAACTTAGCCAAAACCGGGACGATACCAACTACAAAGCGATCATTGCCGAACTCCGCCAGACAGGCGACCCGAATGCTGACGCGCTGGCCGACGAAATGGCCGCTCGACGCGCCTGA